The DNA segment ACAAACGGCGCAGCGAGCAAACAAATGCTCAAGTAGCATGCGTACTTTTTGAACAACTGCTTTACTCCAATCCGTGGCCGCCTCAATGACGGTCAACCTTACATCAGGTGCGCTGAACAGTCAGGCCCGAATCAGGGGTCTGTGGGTATGACTGGGAGTCAGGAGCCAAAGTGCCAAATAAGTAGCAAGTGAGGACACTTTATAAATGTTGACGTTTTTGCGCCGACTTTTGCTGACCACTGCGACTCTCGTCGTCGTGAGCAGCCCAGCTTTCGCCGCCGGCAAGCCATCGCCGGTTCTCTTGACCAGCCTCGCGCACGCCGCGCCGGAACTCAATCCCCAGGCGCTGAAAGGTGCCTTGAACGCTATGCAATGTGCGATCAACAACGGCGCGAAACCTTCCCGCCACCTGGCCATCATCGACTACTCGCAGCCCTCCACCGCCCGCCGGCTGTGGATCTTCGATTTGAGCAGACAGAAGCTGGTGCTGCGTGACCTGGTCGCCCACGGGTCCAATTCCGGGGAAAACTTCGCTACCCAGTTCTCCAACCGCGAAGGCAGTTACCAGTCCAGCCTCGGCCTGTTCCGCACGCAGGAAAGCTACAAGGGCACCCACGGTTATTCGCTGCGTATGGACGGTCTGGAGCCGGGTTTCAATGACATGGCCCGCGACCGCGCCATCGTGATCCACGCCGCCGACTACGTGAACCCGTTATGGAGTAAACGTCAGGGCCGTATCGGTCGCAGTCAGGGTTGCCCGGCGGTACGCCCGCAAGTGGCAAGGCAGGTGATCGACAAACTCAAGGACGGCCAGTTCATGTTCTCCTGGTACCCGGACCAGCACTGGCTGAAGTCTTCGCCGTACCTCAACTGCCAGCCACAGCAGGTGGCGAGTATCTTGAGCACCCACGCCAGTTGACGATAAGGGCCATGATCATCAGCGCGGCTGCAACACCAAACGTGCTGTGCAAGCCGCGGCCGATAACCTCGGCCGCGGCTTGCGTCGGGTCTCCCGTGGCCAGCGCAAACACCGCCCCCATGACTGCCGCGCCGGTGATCAAGCCCAGATTGCGCGACAGCCCGAGCAAGGCCGAGACCACGCCGCGCTGATCCTGACTGACCGTCGCCATCAACCCGGTATTGTTCGCTGCCTGGAACAACGCGTAACTGCTGGCAATCAGTGCCATCGTCAGCAGATACGCCGGCAGACCGAAACTCATCGGCAACAGCGCCAACAAACTGCAACCACCAACCATCCCGAGCAACGCCCCCGGCACCACCCGCCGCGCGCCGAAGCGATCCACCATACGCCCGGCCGGCACCCCCCCGCACGCCGCCAGCAGCGGCCCGACGGACAACGCCAGACCGACCACGGTGCTGCCCAGTCCCAGTCCACGGCTCAGGTAAAACGGCCCGACCACCAGCGTGGTCATCATCACCGTCGTCACCAGCAACGTCAGCGCGAGGCTGCTGCCCAGTCGCGAGTCGGCGAACAACGACAGACGAATCAGCGGCGCCTTGGCTTTCATTTCGACCGCGATAAACAGGCCTGCGCCGCACAGGCTGAGCAGCAGCAATATCAGGGTGAATCCCTCCAGTGTCATCGCCAGCGCGTAGACCGCCAGGGTCAAAACCAACACCGCAGTGCCGAGATAATCAAACGCCACCCTCGACCGCGTCGGCCGATCCGCCGGCAGATAGCGATAAACCAGCCACGCATTGAGCAAGCCCAATGGCACGTTGAGGACAAAGATCGACGGCCAGCCGACATGCGCGATCAGCAGGCCACCCAGCGACGGCCCGAGGCTGGTGCCGGTGGCCGACATGGTGGCGAGCAAACCCATCGCACTGCCCGCCCTTGTCTTGGGTACCGCATCCGCCACCAGCGCCACGGTCAAGGCAAACATGATCGCTGCGCCAAGGCCCTGCACCGCCCGTGCGCCGATCAACCAGCCCAGCCCCGGCGCCAGCGCACAGCACAGCGAAGCACTGGTGAAAATGCCGATGCCGATCAGCAGCAGGCGTCGCCGCCCGAACACATCGCCCAGGCGCCCGACACTGACGATCAACGTGGTGACCGCCAGCAGGTACGCCAGCACGATCCACTGCACCTGTTGAAACGTCGCATCGAACGCTGCCGCCAGAGTCGGTAATCCGGCGTTGGCGATGCTGGTGTCCAGCGACGGCATCAACATCGACAGCGCCAGACTGGTCAGCGCCCAGCGGGTTTGAGTGTTCAAGGGAGTTCGGGGCATCGGGCGCTCCATCTGATGGTCAGACGGCATAGCCTGAGTCTCGACAAGGCAAGGCGCAAGACGCATGCTTTGCACTTGATACCTGCATGAAACGCCATGTCATGAGCGCCCCGGATCTGAACCTGTTGATCACCCTCGACGTGTTGTTGCGCGAAGGCAGCGTCGCGCGTGCCGCACACATTCTGCGGTTGAGCCCGTCAGCGATGAGCCGCGCCCTGGCCCGATTGCGCGAGACCACCGGCGATCCGCTGCTGGTGCGCGCCGGCCGAGGTCTGGTGCCGACCCCGCGTGCGCTGGAGTTGCGTGAGCGGGTCAGCCGCCTGGTGCAGGAAGCCGAGGCGGTGTTGCGCCCCGCCGAAGTGCTCGATCCCGGCCAGTTGCAGCGCACCTTCACCTTGCGCAACACCGACGGTTTTGTCGAAACCTTTGCCGCCGCGCTGCTCGCGCGCATTGCTGAAGAGGCCCCCGGCGTGCGCCTGCGCTTTGTGCAAAAAGCCGACAAGGACAGCACACCGCTGCGCGAAGGCCGGGTCGATCTGGAGACCGGTGTGGTCGACGACAGCACTGACCCGGCGCTGCACAGTCGCATCCTGTTTCAGGATCAGTGGATCGGTGTGGTGCGCGAAGGCCATCCATTGAGTTCGGGCAAGATCAGCAGCAAACGCTTTGCCGGCGGCCAGCACATTCTCATCTCACGACGCGGGCGCAGCAGCGGCCCGGTCGACGAGGCGCTGCTCGCCGCAGGACTGACCCGAGATATCGTCACTTCATTCGGCGGCTTTTCGGCGGCGCTGACACTGGTCCGCGAGTCAGACCTGATCGCCACCGTCCCGGAGCGTCACACCAGCAAGCTGCGCATGGGCCTGCACAGTTTTGCCCTGCCCTTCAGGATGCCGCCGATCAGCGTGTCGATGCTCTGGCACCCGCGCATGGACGCCGACCCCGCGCACCGCTGGCTGCGCAATTGTGTACGGGAAGTCTGCGTCTAGCGCGCATCACCACCGGCCGGTTTATAGAAGAGGAATTTGCCGACTTCGGCGGTCTTTTTGTATTCCTTGGCCCAGCCGGGATGCACGTTGCGATCATGAAAGTACAGCGCACCATTGGTGCGATCCGGCAGTTGGCGGTTGAGCGCCTTGCCGGCGATATCCTTGGCCAGGGTGTATTCAGCGTCTTCCTTGACCTGATCCGCCTTGCCATCACACCACCAGGAAAACTGGCAGCTCTTGGTTTCCGAACCTTGTTTGACCACTTCGCACACGGTGCCTGGAAAGCCGTCGTGCCCCAGGCGATTCATCACCACATTGGCCACCGCCTCCATTTCCGGGGTGTCGCGACCCTTGGCTTCCCAGTAGATACTGCGCGCCAGGCAGGTGATCGGATCGTCTAGCGGCGCGGTGCCGGCGGGGTCCACGGCTTGTACTTCAGTGGGGGTGATCGCTTCGGATTTGGGTGCCGGTGCGGCGCTGACTTTATCGGCGGCTTTTTCTTCCAGCACCTGGGCTTTCTCTTCGGCCTTGGCCTTGATCGGGGTCTGATCGGTGGCGTTCACAACGCCGGCCATAAGGGTTAATGCGAAACAGCCAGCCAACCATTTCAATCCCATGTCAGTTCTTCCGGCAGCGCCCGTTACGGGCAAGGTGTTTCGTGGGGGAGACGCCCGGTTCCCGGGGCCTTCGGAGAGTGTAGACGGCAAATACCGCAGTAACGTTCCGCAGAAAAATCCGCTCGGTAAAGAAAAAGACATTGCATTCCCCCGGGCCATTTCGCGCATCATGAGCGCACTCAGCTCAAGGGAGATTTCCATGCGCTTCATGCCATCCGTCTTGCGTTTTGCCACGCTGTCCGTGGGTCTGGTCGTGGCCGCCTCGGCCATGGCTGCCGACGAGTCGCAACTGATCGAGTCGATCAACAACTATCGCAGTCAGCCGCAGCGCTGCGGCAGCCAGGCGTCCAACGAACTGCCACCGCTGTCGGCCGATCCACGGCTGAGACTGCCGGCCAGCGGTGCGGTCGATCTGCAACAGGCCATGGCCAGCGCCAGTTACCCGATGGTCAATGTGCAGGCGATTACGCTCAACGGCCCACGGGATGCGGCATCGGCGATGAAGGCGATTGAGGAAAGTTTCTGTCAGGTGGTGCTGGACCCGCAGTTCGTCGATGTCGGGGTCAGCCGCGCCGATCGCGACTGGCGAATCGTGCTGGCGCGACCGTTGCTCTCGGCGAAGCTCGGTGATGCGCAGGCTGAAGGCCAGAAGTTACTCGAGCAGGTCAACGTGGCCCGCGCCCAGCCACGCCAATGCGGCGGGCAAGCCTTTGCTGCTGCCGGGCCATTGGCCTGGAACGCGAGCCTGGGCACGATCTCACAGGATCACAGCCGCGACATGGCCAACAACAACTACTTCGACCACAAGGACCGCGACGGCCGCACCCCGGGCGACCGCGCCGAACTGGCCGGCTACAGCGGGCAACTGGTCGGCGAGAACATCGCTGCCGGCCAAGACACCGTGCGCAAGGTCGTCGACGGCTGGCTCGCCAGCCCCGGCCACTGCGCCAACCTGATGAACCCGCAATACAAAGAACTCGGCGCCGCCTACGCGACCGACCCAAAGAGCAGCGCCGGGATCTACTGGACGGCGATGTTTGGGGCGCAGTAACTCCCAAAAACACTAGTGTTCCCTGTGGGAGCTGGCTTGCCAGCGATGAGGCCAGCACAGTCAACATCGATATCGACTGCCCCATCGCCATCGCTGGCAAGCCAGCTCCCACAATAATCGGCAGTGTTCTCACCTCTTCCAATCAATCCCCATCCTCTGTGGGAGCTGGCCTGCCATCGATGAGGCCGGCACAGTCAACCATCGATGTCGTCTGACCTATCGCCATCGCTGGCAAGCCAGCTCCCACAATAATCGGCAGTGTTCTCATCTCTTCCAATCAATCCCCATCCTCTGTGGGAGCTGGCTTGCCTGCGATGAGGCCTGCACAGTCAACATCGATGTCGTCGGACCTATCGCCATCGCTGGCAAGCCAGCTCCCACAATAATTGGCAGTGTTCTCACCTCTTCCAATCAATCCCCATCCCCTGTGGGAGCTGGCTTACCAGCGATGAGGCCTGCACAGTCAACCATCGATGTCGTCTGACCTATCGCCATCGCTGGCAGGCCAGCTCCCACAATAATCGGCAGTGTTCTCACCTCTTCCAATCAATCCCTATCCTCTGTGGGAGCTGGCTTGCCAGCGATGAGGCCAGCACAGTCAACATCGGTGTCGTCTGACCTATCGCCATCGCTGGCAAGCCAGCTCCCACAATAATTGGCAGTGTTCTCACCTCTTCCAATCAATCCCCAGCTCCCACAATAATCGGCAGTGTTCTCACCTCTTCCAATCAGCCCCCAGCTCCCACAGGCTAATCAGTCATCCGAAGGATGGGGAGGCACAAAAAAACCGGAGCCATGGCTCCGGTTTTTTTGGGTCAGTGGGTTCTCATTCCCGCTGCATACATTGCCAGTTTCAGCAGACTCGCCACCACGGCGAGTGACGCTACACTGCCCAGCCAAATCAGCAACAACCAGCCCAGGCGCTTGTACCAGCGGCTGGATCTGACCTCACGCGAATCAATGGTAGCCATCGCCAATCCTCACTTTGCCGCGGAATACGTAGTAGCTCCAGAAGGTGTACATCAGGATCACCGGCAGGATGAACAGTGCGCCGATCAAGGCGAACAACTGGCTCGAAGGCGGAGACGCCGCCGCCCACAGGCTCACCGAGGGCGGGATGATGTTCGGCCAGATACTCAGCGCCAGACCGATGTAACCGAGCAGCATCAACACCAGAGTGAACACGAACGGCCAGTGGGTATGACGCTGACGCAAGGTGCGCAGCAGCCCGAACAACGCCAGCAGTGCCAGCACCACCAACCCGGCGAACACCATCAAGTGCCCGCTGGTCGACCAGCGAGTGGCCAGCTCCGGGTGCAGCTTCAGCGTCCACGCACCAATCACCACCACCATCGCCGTCAGCAACCACGCCAGCGGTCGGGTGAACAGACGCATCCGCGACTCGAGCATGCCTTCGGTCTTGACCAGCAACCAAGTGCTGCCCAGCAGCGCATACGCCACCACTAGACCGACGCCGCACACCAGCGGGAACGGCGCCAGCCAGTCCAGGCCGCCGCCGGCAAACTGCCGATCCACCACGGGAATGCCCGACACGTACGCGCCGATCACCACCCCCTGGGAGAATGTCGCCAATAGCGAACCGCCGATGAACGCCTTGTCCCACCAGTGACGCTTTTGCGGCGACGACTTGAAGCGAAACTCGAACGCCACGCCACGGAAGATCAGCCCGCAGAGCATCAGGATCAGCGGCAGGTACAGCGCCTCCAGAATTACCCCGTAAGCCAGCGGAAACGCGCCATACAACGCCGCACCACCGAGCACCAGCCAGGTTTCATTGCCGTCCCACACCGGGGCGACAGTGTTCATCATCACGTCGCGCTCCTGCTCATCGGGGATCAGCGGAAACAGGATCCCCAGGCCCAGATCGAAGCCGTCCATGATCACGTACATCATCACCCCGAAGGCGATGATCACACCCCAGATCAACGAGAGATCGATACCTTGAATACCCATGACTCAGTGCTCCTTCATCGGGGCAGTAGCCGCCGAAATAGGCCGGCGCGGGGTCTGCAACTGATCGCCCTCCGGCGGATGTTCGTGATGGGGCTGCGGGCCCTTGCGCACCAGTTTCATCATGTAGCCGATGCCCACGGTGAACACCGAGCAGTAGATCACCACGAACAGCAGCAGCGAGGTGCTCATCTGCGCCACCGAGTGGTGCGACGCGGCGTCATGGGTGCGCATCAGGCCGTAAACCACCCACGGCTGACGCCCGACTTCGGTAGTGATCCAGCCGGCCAGCAACGCGATCAACCCGCTCGGCCCCATCAGCAATACCAGACGCTGGAAGCCGCGATGCTGATAGAGCTTGCCGCCACGGCGCAGCGCCAGACCGAGCACACCGACAAGGATCATCAACATGCCCAGCCCAGCCATCACGCGAAAGCTCCAGAAGATGATGGTCGAGTTCGGCCGATCCGCTTTCGGGAAGCTCCTGAGCGCCGGGATCTGTTTGTCGAGGCTGTGGGTCAGGATCAGGCTGCCGAGGTACGGAATCTCCAGCGCATATTGGGTCTTCTCCGCCTGCATGTCGGGGATGCCGAACAGCACCAGCGGCGTCGGGCCGCTGTCGGCGTTTTCCCAGTGGCCTTCGATGGCGGCGATTTTCGCCGGTTGATGTTCCAGGGTGTTCAAGCCATGGGCGTCACCGACCACGGCCTGAATTGGCGCCACGATCAGTGCCATCCACAACGCCATGGAAAACATCTTGCGCACCGGCGCGGTGTTGTTGCCGCGCAGCAAATGCCAGGCCGCCGACGCACCGACGAAGAACGACGTCGCGACAAACGCGGCAATCGCCATGTGCGCCAGTCGGAACGGAAACGACGGGTTGAACACGATCGCCAGCCAGTCCAGCGGCATCACCCGCCCGTCGACGATTTCGAAACCCTGCGGGGTCTGCATCCAGCTGTTGGACGCGAGAATCCAGAACGTTGAAATCAACGTGCCGATGGCAACCATCACCGTGGCGAAGAAGTGCAAGCCGCGACCGACGCGGTTCCAGCCGAACAGCATGACCCCGAGGAAGCCGGCCTCAAGGAAGAACGCAGTCAGCACCTCATAGGTCAGTAACGGCCCGGTGATGCTCCCGGCAAAGTCCGAAAAGCCGCTCCAGTTGGTGCCGAACTGGTACGCCATGACCAGCCCCGAGACCACGCCCATGCCGAAGTTGACGGCAAAGATCTTCGACCAGAAGTGGTAGAGATCGCGGTAGGTGTCGTTACGGGTTTTCAGCCAAAGGCCTTCGAGTACCGCAAGAAAACTCGCCAGGCCAATGGTGATCGCAGGGAAGATAATGTGGAACGAAACCGTGAACGCGAATTGAATTCGCGCCAGGTCCAGTGCCTCCATGTTGAGCATGATGATGTCCTCATCCAGGCTGAAAAGCGGCAGCACGAACCCGGGCCACCGCCAGGCGTGAACGCCTGCAGCCAGTCAAATTGCCAGTGTTTTTATCGATAGCGGGTTACGCCACCGATGACGGGATCAGGTTGCTGACCTTGGCCGCTTCAAGGCGAATCGCGACGAATTTCGAGGTCGGCGTGTAGGTCCGGTCGCCGTAGCTTTCCAGCGGCACCAGCGGATTGGTTTCCGGGTAGTACGCCGCGGCCTGACCGGGCGGAATGTCGTAGGCGATCAGGGTGAACCCGCTGACCCGACGCTCGCGCTCGTCATCCCACAGCGCCACCAGATCGACCTTCTGCCCCGGTTCGAAACCGAGGCGCTGGATGTCCTGTTCGTTGGCGAAGATCACGTCGCGCATGCCGTAGACCCCGCGATAACGATCGTCGAGGCCGTACAGCGTGGTGTTGTACTGATCGTGGGAACGCATGGTCTGCAGGATCAGATCCGGTTTGACCGGCAGGTTGCGCACGCCTTCGTTGATCAAGTGCTCCGGCAGCACGCACGGGGTGAACTGGGCTTTGCCGGACTCGGTGTTCCAGACCCGGTCCGAGGCATCGTTGCCGAGATGGAAACCACCCGGGATCAACAGCTTCTCGTTGAAGTTCTCGAAGCCCGGAATCACGTCGGCGATCAGGTTGCGGATGCGCCCGTAGTCGCCCACCGCCCATTCCCAGTCGATCGGGTGTTTGCCCAATGTCGCGGCGGCGATTCCGGCAATGATCGCCGGCTCGGATTTCAAGTGCGCCGACTTCGGTTTCAACTGACCGAACGACAAGTGCACCATGCTGAAGGTGTCCTCCACCGTCACGCCTTGCGGGCCTTCGGCCTGGATGTCGATGTCGGTACGGCCGAGGCACGGCAGGATCAACGCGTCGCGACCGGTGACCAGATGGCTGCGGTTGAGCTTGGTCGAGATGTGCACGGTCAGGTCGAGTTTGCGCATTGCTTCGTGGGTGCGCGGGGTGTCCGGCGTGGCTTGGGCGAAGTTGCCGCCCAGACCGATAAACACCTTGGCTTCGCCACGCTCCATCGCGCCAATCGCCATCACCGTGTTGTGCCCGTGCATGCGCGGCACTTTGAAGTTGAAGCGTTTTTCCAGGGCGTCCATTAGCTCCTTCGGCGCCAGTTCATTGATGCCCATGGTGCGGTCGCCCTGCACGTTGCTGTGACCACGCACCGGCGACAGACCTGCACCCGGACGGCCAACGTTGCCGCGCAGCAGTTGCAGGTTGATGACTTCCTGCAGGGTCGGCACCGAGTGCACATGTTGGGTCAGGCCCATGGCCCAGCACATGATCACGCTTTTGGCGCGGCCATACATGCGCGCGGCCAGTTCGATGTCGTGCAACGGCACGCCGGACTGCTCGAGGATGTGCTCCCAGGTCGTGGCGTCGACTTCTGCCAGGTAGCTGTCCAGACCCGAGGTGTGTTCGGCAATAAAGGCGTGATCGAACACCGGCTCGCCGCCCGAGACCTGGGCTTCACGCTCCCACTGCAGGAGGAATTTGACCATGCCGCGGATCATCGCCATGTCGCCACCCAGCGCCGGGCGGAAGTACGCGGTGTTCGTCGCTTCCCAGCCGTTGCTGAGCATCTCGAGCGGGTTCTGCGGGTTCTGGAAACGTTCCAGGCCACGCTCTTTCAGCGGGTTGATGCAGACCACTTGCGCGCCACGTTTCACCGCTTCACGCAGCGGTTCGAGCATGCGCGGGTGGTTGGTGCCCGGGTTCTGACCGATGACGAAAATCGCGTCGGCGTGATGCAAATCCTCGTAGACCACGGTGCCCTTGCCCACGCCCAGCGTCTCGCCCATGCTCACCGCACTGGCTTCGTGGCACATGTTCGAGCAGTCCGGGAAATTGTTGGTGCCGTAGGCACGGACGAACAACTGATAGAGAAACGCCGCTTCGTTGCTGGCCCGGCCCGAGGTGTAGAACTCGGCCTCGTGCGGCGATTTCAGGCCCTTGAGGTGTTCGGCGATCAGCGCGAACGCGTCTTCCCAACTGATTTCCACGTAGCGGTCGACCCGCGCGTCGTAGCGCATCGGGTGGGTCAGACGCCCCTGATATTCCAGCCAGTAGTCGCTCTGTTCGGCCAGGCTCGACACCGTGTACTTGTTGAAGAACGCCGGGTCGACCAAACGCCCGGTCGCCTCCCAGTTCACCGCTTTGGCGCCGTTCTCGCAGAACTTGAGCATGCTCGCACCGGGCGCTTCACCCCAGGCGCAGCCCGGGCAGTCGAAGCCGCCGTTCTGGTTGGTCTTGAGCATGGCGCGGATGTTTTTCAGGGCGTTTTCACTGCTCAGCCAACTCTTGGTCAGGCTGATCACAGCGCCCCAACCGG comes from the Pseudomonas sp. RSB 5.4 genome and includes:
- a CDS encoding cytochrome ubiquinol oxidase subunit I, with amino-acid sequence MLNMEALDLARIQFAFTVSFHIIFPAITIGLASFLAVLEGLWLKTRNDTYRDLYHFWSKIFAVNFGMGVVSGLVMAYQFGTNWSGFSDFAGSITGPLLTYEVLTAFFLEAGFLGVMLFGWNRVGRGLHFFATVMVAIGTLISTFWILASNSWMQTPQGFEIVDGRVMPLDWLAIVFNPSFPFRLAHMAIAAFVATSFFVGASAAWHLLRGNNTAPVRKMFSMALWMALIVAPIQAVVGDAHGLNTLEHQPAKIAAIEGHWENADSGPTPLVLFGIPDMQAEKTQYALEIPYLGSLILTHSLDKQIPALRSFPKADRPNSTIIFWSFRVMAGLGMLMILVGVLGLALRRGGKLYQHRGFQRLVLLMGPSGLIALLAGWITTEVGRQPWVVYGLMRTHDAASHHSVAQMSTSLLLFVVIYCSVFTVGIGYMMKLVRKGPQPHHEHPPEGDQLQTPRRPISAATAPMKEH
- a CDS encoding FdhF/YdeP family oxidoreductase, translated to MSQVDRYKPYKGAAAGWGAVISLTKSWLSSENALKNIRAMLKTNQNGGFDCPGCAWGEAPGASMLKFCENGAKAVNWEATGRLVDPAFFNKYTVSSLAEQSDYWLEYQGRLTHPMRYDARVDRYVEISWEDAFALIAEHLKGLKSPHEAEFYTSGRASNEAAFLYQLFVRAYGTNNFPDCSNMCHEASAVSMGETLGVGKGTVVYEDLHHADAIFVIGQNPGTNHPRMLEPLREAVKRGAQVVCINPLKERGLERFQNPQNPLEMLSNGWEATNTAYFRPALGGDMAMIRGMVKFLLQWEREAQVSGGEPVFDHAFIAEHTSGLDSYLAEVDATTWEHILEQSGVPLHDIELAARMYGRAKSVIMCWAMGLTQHVHSVPTLQEVINLQLLRGNVGRPGAGLSPVRGHSNVQGDRTMGINELAPKELMDALEKRFNFKVPRMHGHNTVMAIGAMERGEAKVFIGLGGNFAQATPDTPRTHEAMRKLDLTVHISTKLNRSHLVTGRDALILPCLGRTDIDIQAEGPQGVTVEDTFSMVHLSFGQLKPKSAHLKSEPAIIAGIAAATLGKHPIDWEWAVGDYGRIRNLIADVIPGFENFNEKLLIPGGFHLGNDASDRVWNTESGKAQFTPCVLPEHLINEGVRNLPVKPDLILQTMRSHDQYNTTLYGLDDRYRGVYGMRDVIFANEQDIQRLGFEPGQKVDLVALWDDERERRVSGFTLIAYDIPPGQAAAYYPETNPLVPLESYGDRTYTPTSKFVAIRLEAAKVSNLIPSSVA
- a CDS encoding murein L,D-transpeptidase catalytic domain family protein, which codes for MLTFLRRLLLTTATLVVVSSPAFAAGKPSPVLLTSLAHAAPELNPQALKGALNAMQCAINNGAKPSRHLAIIDYSQPSTARRLWIFDLSRQKLVLRDLVAHGSNSGENFATQFSNREGSYQSSLGLFRTQESYKGTHGYSLRMDGLEPGFNDMARDRAIVIHAADYVNPLWSKRQGRIGRSQGCPAVRPQVARQVIDKLKDGQFMFSWYPDQHWLKSSPYLNCQPQQVASILSTHAS
- the cydB gene encoding cytochrome d ubiquinol oxidase subunit II gives rise to the protein MGIQGIDLSLIWGVIIAFGVMMYVIMDGFDLGLGILFPLIPDEQERDVMMNTVAPVWDGNETWLVLGGAALYGAFPLAYGVILEALYLPLILMLCGLIFRGVAFEFRFKSSPQKRHWWDKAFIGGSLLATFSQGVVIGAYVSGIPVVDRQFAGGGLDWLAPFPLVCGVGLVVAYALLGSTWLLVKTEGMLESRMRLFTRPLAWLLTAMVVVIGAWTLKLHPELATRWSTSGHLMVFAGLVVLALLALFGLLRTLRQRHTHWPFVFTLVLMLLGYIGLALSIWPNIIPPSVSLWAAASPPSSQLFALIGALFILPVILMYTFWSYYVFRGKVRIGDGYH
- a CDS encoding DUF2474 domain-containing protein, which translates into the protein MATIDSREVRSSRWYKRLGWLLLIWLGSVASLAVVASLLKLAMYAAGMRTH
- a CDS encoding CAP domain-containing protein, giving the protein MRFMPSVLRFATLSVGLVVAASAMAADESQLIESINNYRSQPQRCGSQASNELPPLSADPRLRLPASGAVDLQQAMASASYPMVNVQAITLNGPRDAASAMKAIEESFCQVVLDPQFVDVGVSRADRDWRIVLARPLLSAKLGDAQAEGQKLLEQVNVARAQPRQCGGQAFAAAGPLAWNASLGTISQDHSRDMANNNYFDHKDRDGRTPGDRAELAGYSGQLVGENIAAGQDTVRKVVDGWLASPGHCANLMNPQYKELGAAYATDPKSSAGIYWTAMFGAQ
- a CDS encoding MFS transporter, with protein sequence MPRTPLNTQTRWALTSLALSMLMPSLDTSIANAGLPTLAAAFDATFQQVQWIVLAYLLAVTTLIVSVGRLGDVFGRRRLLLIGIGIFTSASLCCALAPGLGWLIGARAVQGLGAAIMFALTVALVADAVPKTRAGSAMGLLATMSATGTSLGPSLGGLLIAHVGWPSIFVLNVPLGLLNAWLVYRYLPADRPTRSRVAFDYLGTAVLVLTLAVYALAMTLEGFTLILLLLSLCGAGLFIAVEMKAKAPLIRLSLFADSRLGSSLALTLLVTTVMMTTLVVGPFYLSRGLGLGSTVVGLALSVGPLLAACGGVPAGRMVDRFGARRVVPGALLGMVGGCSLLALLPMSFGLPAYLLTMALIASSYALFQAANNTGLMATVSQDQRGVVSALLGLSRNLGLITGAAVMGAVFALATGDPTQAAAEVIGRGLHSTFGVAAALMIMALIVNWRGCSRYSPPAVAGS
- a CDS encoding LysR family transcriptional regulator — its product is MSAPDLNLLITLDVLLREGSVARAAHILRLSPSAMSRALARLRETTGDPLLVRAGRGLVPTPRALELRERVSRLVQEAEAVLRPAEVLDPGQLQRTFTLRNTDGFVETFAAALLARIAEEAPGVRLRFVQKADKDSTPLREGRVDLETGVVDDSTDPALHSRILFQDQWIGVVREGHPLSSGKISSKRFAGGQHILISRRGRSSGPVDEALLAAGLTRDIVTSFGGFSAALTLVRESDLIATVPERHTSKLRMGLHSFALPFRMPPISVSMLWHPRMDADPAHRWLRNCVREVCV
- a CDS encoding cell wall hydrolase; this encodes MGLKWLAGCFALTLMAGVVNATDQTPIKAKAEEKAQVLEEKAADKVSAAPAPKSEAITPTEVQAVDPAGTAPLDDPITCLARSIYWEAKGRDTPEMEAVANVVMNRLGHDGFPGTVCEVVKQGSETKSCQFSWWCDGKADQVKEDAEYTLAKDIAGKALNRQLPDRTNGALYFHDRNVHPGWAKEYKKTAEVGKFLFYKPAGGDAR